ATCCCACGGTGTTGCCCACCTGCGGATGTTCTATGGTAACCGGATACGGCGGGGACTGATAAACGTCACCCCGAAGCCTCAGGTCTTCAGCCGTGCACCCTCAACTGCGGTCATGGATGGCGACAACGGGCTTGGCTTCGTGGTCGGCTATCACGCAATGAATGAGGCAATCAGCCGGGCGAAAGAGACCGGAGCCGGGTTCGTTGCGGCACGGAATAGCACCCACTATGGTGCTTC
Above is a genomic segment from Dehalococcoidales bacterium containing:
- a CDS encoding Ldh family oxidoreductase — translated: MSEERPRVDTGKLTRFSTEALEKLGVPKEDAEITARILVACDLRGVESHGVAHLRMFYGNRIRRGLINVTPKPQVFSRAPSTAVMDGDNGLGFVVGYHAMNEAISRAKETGAGFVAARNSTHYGAS